The segment CACTAGCTCATCCATTGCCCTGATTCTTGCCCTTGGAGGAAACCAGTCATGGGGGAAACAGGCAAAGAAGAGTACAAAATACAGTCCTTTGACTCAGAGActcagaagctgctgaaaacaGCCCTCAAAGGTCAGCAAGTTTTTATGAACTCCTCTGGTACGCACAGTTTCTGCACTATTTAATGTGACTGTACGGGGCCCTGCACAGACCTTGATTGCTTTCCAGCTGCCTCAAAGCAATCAGGGGCCAAAGAAGGCTGGCTCCTGACAGTATTCCTCTTCTCTGCAGACCCCAGTAATGTGGACCTGGAAAAAGTGGCCAATATTATAGTGGACCAGTCCCTCAAAGACTCTGTGTTCAGCAAGGAGGCTGGGCGCATCTGCTACACCATCATCCAGGTGAGAGATCGTGTCTGGATAGTGAAACACCTGAGCTGTTGTGTGGCTCGTCCCTGGGCTGGACCAGGAAGGGCTTTGCCCCAGTTATGTGCTCTGACTCCTTGCCCATCTCTTCTCTCCTGCCACTTGCCCCATGCAGTGGCAGCATCGGGACAGCACAGGCACCGAGTTGCAGCTTTTCTGCCTCTGGGAATCACAGGAGGGTATCTGTGTGGCACTGCATTCCCCCTGCCCCTCTGGACCCATTTCATCCCTCCGTCCTGTCCTGTTTTTGTGGGCTTACAGGCAGAGAGCAAACAAGTTGGCCAGAGCATCTTCCGGAGGAGCCTGCTGAACCGGCTGCAGCAGGAGTACAAGGACAGGGAGGAGCTGCGCACCCGCTCGCTCCAGGCCTGGATCTGCTACGTCACCTTCATCTGCAACATCTTTGACTACCTGAgggtgaggagctggagcagaacagctggctgctgctgcctggagtgCCAGGAGGGCCTGGGCATCTCAGGATACCAGAGCAAGGGTGTTGGGTGGGTGTTGTACAGAGCCCCAGAGCTGGTGCTTAGCACAAGGATGCTGGCAGGGTTGGTGCTACCTAGGGCTTGGAGAGGCAGAGGAAGTCTTCAAGAACAGTCACAAAGTCTCAGCTTCTTCATTTTGTACCTGGtgttttttcctgctcccagaTGTCCCAGATTGGACTGGTTTAGTTGCTGTGGGGTTTGCTGATGGAGTTTGGCTTCAGGCTTTTGTGCAGCGTGTGAACTTTGAATTCCTGCTTGGAGTAGATGTAAAAATGATGCAAGAGTAGAGCTGTAGACAGAAAAAACACTGTTGGAACAAGTGTATTTCCCATGACTACCTTACATTTAAAAACAGAGGTTTTCACATCATTTGTTCAGCTCCTCTGGTTCCTGGAGACTCAAATGTCTGATCTCTGATGTGGATTCCACTAATACAGCACAGCTATGTGCTGCTCCCTTCTCCTTTGGAGAGCAGCAAGGGAATAACTATTTCAAACAGCTGCAGACTCCCTTCTGGCCCAGGCTGATTCTGCTCTCCTTGCAGGTGAACAACATGCCCATGATGGCTCTGGTGAACCCTGTGTACGACTGCCTGTTCCGGCTGGCACAGCCCGACAGCctgcagaaggaggaggaggtgagtgcagggaagagctgctgaTGTGCCTGTTGTCCTGCCAAGGACCTGTAaaaagcacagccctgggggtgcaGAGGAGCCTCCATTGCTTTTATGCTCAGCCATCTGCTCTTCCTTCTGAAGGTGGACTGCTTGGTCCTGCAGCTCCACCGCATCGGTGAGCAGCTGGAGAAGATGAATTCTCAGCGGATGGACgagctcttctccctccttcgAGATGGTTTCCTTCTGCAGGAGGGGCTCagctccctgtcccagctcctgctgctggagatcATCGAGTTCCGGGCTGCTGAATGGAAGATGACGGACGCTGCCCAGAAATATTATTACAGTGAAGTGACAGATTAAcctcccacagcacaggaatCCTCAGCACCTTCGCCAGCAAGCTTTGTACCAAGTTGGAATTTTTCACATTAGTTTTCTAGCACTTCCTGTAAATAGGATTTATACTGTCTAGAGCCTCTCTGCACCTACTGTCAGATGCAGCTGGTGCTGGTCTTTGGAGGTTCAGAGTGGTGGGAAGGGCATGCTTCACCCAGCACATTCTCCCACCGATTTTGTCTCAATattgagctgctgccagcaaagGGTTCAGGAGGCTTCTAGCTCACACCAGCATTTTCTATGAGTGTTAAGGAAAGCACAGTTTAGACTGAGAACATTTTGCTTCACGCCaaagccagcagagctgtg is part of the Cinclus cinclus chromosome 20, bCinCin1.1, whole genome shotgun sequence genome and harbors:
- the MIF4GD gene encoding MIF4G domain-containing protein — its product is MGETGKEEYKIQSFDSETQKLLKTALKDPSNVDLEKVANIIVDQSLKDSVFSKEAGRICYTIIQAESKQVGQSIFRRSLLNRLQQEYKDREELRTRSLQAWICYVTFICNIFDYLRVNNMPMMALVNPVYDCLFRLAQPDSLQKEEEVDCLVLQLHRIGEQLEKMNSQRMDELFSLLRDGFLLQEGLSSLSQLLLLEIIEFRAAEWKMTDAAQKYYYSEVTD